One window of Methanothermobacter tenebrarum genomic DNA carries:
- a CDS encoding ATP-grasp domain-containing protein, with amino-acid sequence MERLLIVGANTRPVAEAAYNLGFKVYSVSYYCPRDFNSYHKRRCILEQEPLKSSGRFHEKFRPSDLKLLAEDFLDEIDKIIILSGGSPEDFPSRKILGNKKTQKIEDKYKLYKRLRGKFKVPETYKLDDIEEAWEIQEQKPEKRFLIKPLTGSGGFGVSPISDYKGKPMGPFILQEFIEGLHLSASVLSTGKDVMTIFTSRQLIDTNIRGWEDNLIYAGNIVPAPYPEIKKVGEDVIKSLSLLGSNGVDMVLSSDGLYVIEVNPRIQGTFECAWLSLGINMLSAHISACEGELINEPQRKKYTIKRIVYAPCKCQVGDLNLPRVYDIPCDGSIIEAGEPLVTLLDSHENLNTLRGNIKDSFEQVIGRLKILKRRPYYTQEY; translated from the coding sequence ATGGAGAGACTCCTCATAGTAGGTGCGAATACAAGGCCTGTTGCAGAGGCAGCATATAACCTTGGATTCAAGGTTTATTCTGTAAGTTATTATTGTCCAAGAGATTTCAATTCTTATCATAAAAGAAGGTGCATACTAGAACAGGAGCCTCTAAAATCCTCAGGGAGGTTCCATGAGAAATTCAGACCATCAGATCTTAAACTTTTGGCCGAGGACTTTCTAGATGAAATTGACAAGATCATAATTTTAAGTGGAGGTTCCCCTGAAGATTTCCCCTCCAGAAAAATCCTCGGTAACAAGAAGACGCAGAAAATAGAAGACAAGTACAAGTTATATAAGAGGTTGCGTGGGAAATTCAAAGTCCCAGAGACTTACAAGTTGGATGATATAGAGGAAGCATGGGAGATACAAGAACAAAAACCAGAAAAAAGATTCCTAATAAAGCCTTTAACAGGCTCTGGGGGTTTTGGGGTCTCCCCCATATCAGATTATAAGGGAAAGCCTATGGGTCCTTTCATCCTCCAAGAATTTATTGAAGGGTTACATTTAAGCGCTTCCGTACTCTCCACCGGCAAGGATGTTATGACAATATTCACGAGCAGACAATTAATAGACACCAATATTAGAGGATGGGAGGATAATCTCATATATGCTGGGAATATAGTGCCTGCACCCTATCCTGAAATTAAAAAGGTAGGAGAAGATGTGATCAAAAGCCTGTCACTTCTAGGATCAAATGGTGTTGACATGGTTTTATCCTCTGATGGTTTATATGTGATTGAAGTTAATCCTCGCATACAGGGCACTTTTGAATGTGCCTGGCTCTCCCTTGGCATTAACATGTTATCCGCCCATATCAGCGCCTGTGAAGGCGAACTTATAAATGAACCTCAAAGGAAAAAGTATACAATAAAAAGGATAGTCTACGCCCCTTGCAAGTGTCAAGTTGGGGATCTTAACCTTCCAAGGGTATATGATATACCCTGTGATGGTTCCATAATAGAGGCGGGCGAGCCGCTGGTAACTTTACTCGATTCGCATGAAAATCTCAACACCCTCCGGGGGAATATCAAGGATAGTTTTGAACAAGTTATTGGGAGATTAAAAATTCTAAAGAGGCGCCCTTATTATACCCAGGAGTACTAG
- a CDS encoding DUF61 family protein, which translates to MDRTERLIKKQIVILNRHVPRKRKTLKELLGEEKPHVIGADGSRHRFKTAELKFIASLLSEDEQERLRLPIYIEIDATISGARIKGKLEVKIVSEIIGREIDEYDIPDEIHIYNPEIKILRRELPTTTQYIFLVNNLGGIK; encoded by the coding sequence ATGGATAGAACTGAAAGGCTTATAAAGAAGCAGATTGTCATCCTTAACAGGCATGTGCCAAGGAAGAGGAAAACCCTCAAGGAACTTTTAGGAGAGGAAAAACCCCACGTGATCGGGGCAGATGGGAGCAGACACAGGTTCAAGACAGCTGAACTTAAATTTATAGCCTCATTACTCTCCGAGGACGAACAGGAACGTCTCAGGTTACCCATATACATAGAAATAGACGCGACAATTTCTGGTGCGAGGATAAAAGGGAAACTAGAAGTTAAAATAGTCTCAGAGATTATAGGAAGAGAAATAGACGAATATGATATACCAGATGAGATACACATTTATAATCCTGAGATTAAGATTCTAAGAAGAGAACTCCCAACTACAACTCAATATATTTTCCTCGTAAACAACCTGGGGGGCATTAAATGA
- a CDS encoding DUF22 domain-containing protein: MVRILTRLGEVKRATEKYAKELVDFRLVDAEIYGHLRAILAAENVKVKAGEVKPIKIKRIRIPSNHIVYLCAYATHGLGHVIAAGEEVPLPISMERSADHATFVAALSGEIKKNDLLGVLILLPIELTH; the protein is encoded by the coding sequence ATGGTCAGGATATTAACAAGACTCGGCGAGGTTAAAAGGGCAACTGAAAAATACGCGAAGGAACTAGTTGATTTCAGATTAGTAGATGCTGAGATTTATGGTCACCTGAGGGCTATACTTGCAGCTGAAAATGTGAAAGTGAAGGCGGGAGAAGTAAAACCCATCAAGATAAAGAGGATCAGGATACCCAGCAACCACATAGTTTACTTGTGTGCCTATGCAACCCATGGATTGGGTCATGTGATCGCAGCTGGAGAGGAGGTGCCTCTACCTATTAGCATGGAGCGAAGCGCGGACCATGCAACCTTTGTAGCGGCTTTAAGTGGTGAGATAAAAAAGAATGACCTTCTAGGCGTCCTGATACTTTTACCAATAGAATTAACCCATTAA
- a CDS encoding V-type ATP synthase subunit D encodes MAQEIIEGINPTRMELLKLKQREKLAVKGYNLLKEKRNALIMEFFNILERVRGARERVEEKLKDAFKDLTEAQIMMGDMAVNKAAMAVKEFIKVEIDSRNIMGVVVPVVDIESTERSMVERGYGLVDTSVKLDEAAKKFEESVSLIVELGEIEKSVRLLAGEIESTKRRVNALENIIIPRLQNTVNYIEMRLEEMERENFVRLKMIKESMEME; translated from the coding sequence TTGGCACAGGAAATAATCGAAGGGATCAACCCAACTAGGATGGAACTTCTAAAACTTAAACAGAGAGAAAAGCTCGCTGTCAAGGGATATAACCTATTAAAGGAAAAAAGGAACGCCCTCATCATGGAATTCTTCAACATACTAGAGAGGGTTAGGGGGGCCCGAGAAAGGGTCGAGGAAAAATTGAAGGATGCATTTAAGGACTTGACGGAAGCGCAGATAATGATGGGTGACATGGCCGTTAATAAGGCTGCCATGGCGGTTAAAGAGTTTATCAAGGTTGAAATCGACTCCAGGAATATAATGGGTGTTGTTGTCCCAGTAGTGGATATAGAGTCAACGGAAAGGTCCATGGTAGAGCGGGGATATGGTCTAGTGGATACTTCTGTTAAACTTGACGAGGCTGCTAAGAAATTTGAGGAGTCAGTATCCCTCATAGTAGAATTGGGGGAGATAGAAAAGAGTGTAAGGTTGCTCGCTGGGGAGATAGAATCCACAAAGAGGAGGGTTAACGCCCTTGAAAACATAATTATACCAAGATTGCAGAATACGGTCAATTACATCGAAATGCGGTTAGAGGAGATGGAAAGAGAGAATTTCGTGAGATTGAAGATGATTAAAGAATCCATGGAGATGGAGTAA
- a CDS encoding ATP synthase subunit B: MKVDIKTREYTTVSEVSGPLMIVEGVEGAAYGEIVEIETPTGEKRRGQVLEVREDIAVVQVFEGTSDLNTETTKIRFTGETAKIGVSMDMLGRIFDGTGKPIDGGPEIIPEKELDINGYPINPSARAFPAEFIQTGISTIDGMNTLVRGQKLPIFSGSGLPHNELAAQIARQAKVLTEESEFAVIFTAMGITHEEANYFMRDFEQTGALERVTVFMNLADDPAIERIITPRMALTTAEYFAFEHDMHVLVILTDMTNYCEALREISAAREEVPGRRGYPGYMYTDLASIYERAGRIIDKKGSITQMPILVMPQDDITHPIPDLTGYITEGQVVLSRELHRKGIYPPVDVLPSLSRLMSGGIGEGRTREDHSGVSDQLYSAYAEGRDLRDLVAVVGEEALTDRDRKYLQFADEFEKRFINQGRDEDRSIEETLNLGWELLSILPRAELKRVAEEHIDKYLPKGE; the protein is encoded by the coding sequence ATGAAAGTAGATATTAAAACCCGCGAATACACCACAGTAAGTGAAGTGTCAGGGCCCCTGATGATAGTGGAAGGCGTTGAGGGAGCAGCGTATGGTGAAATCGTTGAAATTGAAACACCAACTGGCGAAAAAAGAAGGGGCCAGGTACTTGAAGTGCGAGAAGACATCGCCGTTGTACAAGTATTCGAGGGTACAAGCGACCTTAACACTGAAACAACAAAAATACGCTTCACAGGAGAAACAGCAAAGATAGGCGTTTCAATGGACATGTTAGGCCGCATATTCGACGGTACGGGGAAACCCATAGATGGTGGCCCGGAGATCATCCCAGAAAAAGAACTTGACATTAACGGTTATCCAATAAACCCCTCAGCAAGAGCATTCCCTGCAGAGTTCATCCAGACTGGTATATCAACAATTGATGGGATGAACACCCTCGTCAGGGGACAGAAATTACCCATCTTTTCAGGTTCAGGATTGCCACACAATGAACTGGCAGCCCAAATCGCAAGACAAGCAAAAGTCCTTACAGAAGAGAGCGAATTCGCAGTCATATTCACGGCCATGGGTATAACACACGAAGAGGCTAATTATTTCATGCGAGATTTTGAACAAACCGGCGCCCTTGAACGCGTAACAGTATTCATGAACCTTGCAGACGACCCTGCCATTGAACGTATAATCACACCGAGGATGGCTCTCACAACAGCTGAATATTTCGCATTCGAACATGATATGCACGTTCTCGTCATCCTCACTGACATGACAAATTACTGTGAAGCTTTAAGGGAGATATCAGCTGCCAGGGAGGAAGTCCCTGGTAGGAGAGGGTACCCTGGATACATGTACACAGACCTTGCAAGCATCTATGAAAGAGCAGGGCGTATAATCGACAAGAAAGGGTCAATAACCCAGATGCCAATTCTGGTCATGCCACAAGACGATATTACACATCCAATACCAGACCTCACAGGTTACATTACAGAGGGCCAGGTGGTGCTCAGCCGCGAACTCCACCGTAAGGGTATATACCCACCAGTAGATGTTCTACCATCACTATCAAGGCTTATGAGCGGTGGTATAGGAGAGGGGAGGACCAGAGAGGATCATAGTGGAGTTTCAGACCAATTATACTCTGCATATGCAGAGGGTCGAGACCTTCGCGACCTAGTTGCCGTGGTGGGTGAAGAAGCATTAACTGACAGGGACCGTAAATACTTGCAGTTTGCCGATGAATTCGAAAAAAGGTTTATAAACCAGGGACGTGACGAGGATAGATCAATCGAGGAGACTCTCAACCTTGGCTGGGAGCTTCTAAGCATATTACCACGCGCGGAACTCAAGAGAGTGGCTGAGGAGCACATCGACAAATACTTACCAAAAGGGGAATAA
- a CDS encoding ATP synthase subunit A, translated as MIKKGRIIKVAGPVIIAEGMRGTQMYEMVRVGEEKLIGEIIELEGDTATVQVYEETTGIKPGETVESTGGPLSVELGPGIIGSIFDGIQRPLENIKVLTGDYIQRGVDVPPIPKDKKWEFKPLAEPGQRVQGGDIIGEVQETSAVTHKITIPPNISGTLKSIEPQGEYTVLDTIAEVETETGTEEIQMMQKWPVRKPRPYKKKLDPDVPLITGQRAQDTFFPVAKGGTATIPGPFGSGKTVTQQQLAKWADADIIVYVGCGERGNEMTEVLKDFPELEDPKTGKPLMDRTVLIANTSNMPVAAREACVYTGITIAEYFRDMGYDVALMADSTSRWAEAMREISGRLEEMPGEEGYPAYLASRLAQFYERAGRVITVGTEDKIASVSIVGAVSPPGGDFSEPVTQNTLRICKVFWALDASLADKRHFPAIDWLQSYSLYIDSIERWWAKNVDPEWRITRDNAMALLQKEAELQEVVQLVGPDALPHRERITLETTRMIREDFLQQNAYHEVDTYCSPKKQLKMLKTIMKFHEHATEALERGAPAADLVNLPVKEEIGRMKYIPEDEFDERIKEIEEKIVQQCNEVLR; from the coding sequence ATGATAAAGAAAGGAAGAATTATTAAAGTCGCAGGTCCCGTTATCATCGCGGAAGGAATGAGAGGAACCCAAATGTATGAGATGGTAAGAGTAGGTGAAGAAAAACTAATAGGAGAAATCATAGAACTTGAAGGTGACACGGCCACCGTTCAAGTTTACGAAGAAACGACAGGAATCAAACCAGGAGAAACAGTAGAAAGCACAGGAGGCCCCCTCTCAGTAGAACTAGGCCCAGGGATCATCGGCTCAATCTTCGACGGTATACAAAGACCACTAGAAAACATCAAAGTACTAACAGGAGACTACATACAAAGAGGCGTTGACGTACCCCCAATCCCAAAGGACAAAAAATGGGAATTCAAACCACTGGCAGAACCCGGACAAAGAGTACAAGGCGGAGACATCATCGGAGAAGTCCAAGAAACCTCAGCAGTCACACACAAGATAACAATACCACCAAATATTTCAGGGACGCTGAAAAGCATAGAACCACAAGGAGAATACACAGTACTGGACACCATAGCAGAAGTAGAAACAGAAACCGGCACAGAAGAAATCCAGATGATGCAAAAATGGCCAGTTAGAAAACCAAGACCATACAAGAAGAAACTAGACCCTGACGTGCCACTCATAACAGGTCAAAGAGCACAGGACACATTCTTCCCAGTGGCAAAGGGTGGAACAGCAACAATACCAGGACCATTCGGATCAGGAAAAACAGTAACCCAACAACAATTAGCTAAGTGGGCCGACGCAGACATCATAGTCTATGTAGGATGTGGAGAGAGAGGTAATGAGATGACAGAAGTCCTGAAGGACTTCCCAGAACTCGAAGACCCAAAAACTGGAAAACCACTCATGGACAGGACCGTGCTCATCGCAAACACTTCCAACATGCCAGTAGCAGCAAGGGAAGCCTGTGTATACACGGGTATAACCATCGCTGAGTACTTCAGGGACATGGGATATGACGTCGCCCTCATGGCAGATTCAACATCAAGATGGGCCGAGGCCATGAGAGAAATCTCAGGACGACTCGAGGAAATGCCCGGAGAAGAGGGCTACCCAGCATACCTCGCATCAAGACTCGCCCAATTCTATGAAAGAGCTGGCAGAGTCATAACAGTCGGTACAGAGGACAAGATAGCATCAGTATCAATAGTAGGCGCAGTATCCCCACCAGGCGGGGACTTCTCAGAGCCAGTTACACAGAACACCCTAAGAATATGTAAAGTGTTCTGGGCACTTGACGCTTCACTTGCAGATAAACGTCACTTCCCAGCCATAGACTGGCTCCAAAGCTATTCACTATACATTGACAGCATAGAAAGATGGTGGGCTAAAAACGTCGACCCAGAATGGAGAATCACAAGGGATAATGCAATGGCACTACTCCAAAAAGAAGCCGAACTCCAAGAAGTGGTGCAACTTGTAGGACCCGACGCGCTACCACACAGGGAAAGAATAACCCTCGAAACCACGAGGATGATACGTGAAGACTTCCTCCAACAGAACGCCTACCATGAAGTCGACACCTACTGCTCGCCAAAGAAACAGTTAAAGATGCTTAAAACTATAATGAAATTCCATGAACACGCCACAGAAGCACTAGAGAGAGGAGCCCCAGCAGCAGACCTTGTAAACCTTCCAGTTAAAGAAGAAATTGGACGTATGAAATACATACCAGAAGACGAATTTGATGAAAGGATCAAAGAAATCGAAGAGAAGATCGTCCAACAATGTAATGAGGTGTTAAGATGA
- a CDS encoding V-type ATP synthase subunit F, with amino-acid sequence MSAKIAVVADSDTVTGFRLAGIKEGHAVETPEEAEKIIRDLIKKETSIIIITEKIGDELREFIDETTGSRALPIIIEIPDKYGPSEERVEPLRELIKRVIGIELVK; translated from the coding sequence ATGAGCGCAAAAATAGCAGTAGTCGCAGATTCAGACACCGTAACAGGCTTCAGATTAGCCGGTATAAAAGAAGGACACGCCGTGGAAACACCAGAAGAAGCCGAGAAGATCATCAGAGACCTTATAAAAAAGGAGACTTCTATTATAATCATCACAGAAAAGATTGGTGACGAATTGAGAGAATTTATTGATGAAACCACCGGATCACGCGCATTACCAATCATAATAGAAATACCCGACAAATACGGTCCCTCTGAAGAAAGAGTAGAACCCCTAAGAGAGCTTATCAAAAGAGTAATTGGAATAGAGTTGGTAAAATGA